The sequence TGGGTCCATTACTTCATACAATAATTGCTCTTTGCATGTTTGGAGCGTCACCGCTCCCCCGCTTCCTGGCGTTTTCGAAATGATGCCAGTCCCGTCAGCAAAAACATCAGCAAATGGCATTCCGAGCCGGTGCAACTCCGGCACACGCTTATTGCAGCCATCAGCAAAATAACCACCACTTACTTGGGCGCCGCACTCAAGCAAGTGGGCAAGTACTGTTCCTGCACCAAGCAAATGCCAATCTGAAAGCTCCCAGCCAAACTCATAAACCATTGGTGCCAAAAATAATGAAGGATCTGCGACACGGCCAGTTAGGATCACATCGGCTCCTTGCACCAAAGCAGGCAAAATCGCGTCAACTCCTAAATAAGCGTCAGCGGAAATAACATCATCACCGAATGTGGAAAGAGGGACACCCGTTTCCCATAAAGGAGGGTCGGCTTGTTTTGCTTGTTCAAGCACATCGGCACCAATGACTGTTGCGACTTTCAGCTTTGTTAGACCGAGAGAAGAAGCGATTTCTGCCGTTTTCTTTGCAGCACTTTCTGGATTAGCTGCCCCTAAATTCGTAATGACCGTTACCCCTTTGTCTTGGCATAACGGCAATAAAGCTGCCATGCGTTCTTCTAAAAACTGACCATAGCCTTTTTCACGGTCTAACGCTTTTTCTAAGTGGGCAAGCGCCGTTGTCCGCTCGGCAAGCCCTTCCAGCACAAGATAATTTAAATCCCCGCGCTTCACTAAATCCACTGCTGCATCAATTCGGTCGCCGCCATAGCCGGCGCCAGTGCCAATACGTATCGATTTCATACTCTCCCTACTTTCTGCCATCTTTGCTATGCCTCTTTGAATGCAATCATTGTGCCAACTGTTAAAACGCGAACTTCCTAGGCTACAAAGGCGCCATTTCTAAAAATAAAGAAATAAATTCTAATAATTAAGAACAAGTTGGCCGTTTATCGCAAAGGCTGATATGATAATGAAAACGCTTAAAAAAAGGGGGCTTCCAAGTGAATAGACATGCCATTCTTGATGCCATTCAAGACGGCATTCTTGTCATTGACAAGCAAGGGATTGTCAAGAAAATTAATGACGAATATACACGCATCACAGGCGTTTGTGCACAGGACATTATTGGCAAGCCTCTTCTAGAAGTCAGGCCAGAAGCACAACTTGTTTCCACGCTAAAAGACAAAAACGTACGTGTCGGCGTTTATAGAAAAGTCAATGGCCGAGAATACTTAGTCGATATGGCGCCTATTTTTGACGGCGACCAAGTGGTGGGAGCCGTCTCAATCTGTAAAGGCAAACAAGAAGTGCTGGATTTGACAAGGACAATCGAACAGCAAAAACAACAAATTCAATGGTTGCAGCAAAAAGTAGAAGCCAGTTTTCAAGCGGCCCATCATTTTGAATCGATCATTGGATATAATCAAGGGTTAAAAGAGGTAACAGCGATTGCCCGCAAAGCAGCAACCGCTCCTTTTCCAGTCTTGATTACAGGAGAGAGCGGAACAGGGAAAGAGCTTTTTGCGCAGGCTATTCATAGAGGAGGGAAAAGTGCCTCACAGCCATTTGTACCAATCAACTGTGCTGCGATTCCAACAGACTTGCTCGAAAGTGAATTGTTTGGCTACGAAACGGGGGCTTTTACAGGTGCCCAGAAAAATGGCAAACTTGGCTTGTTTGAGTTGGCTGACAACGGTACGTTGTTCCTTGATGAAATCGGCGAACTGCCCCTTTCCTTGCAAAGCAAACTGCTCCGCGTCTTGCAAGAAGGGACGATACGGAGGCTAGGTGCTTTAAAGGAAAAACGTGTTTGTACCCGTATAATTGCTGCGACTAACCAAAACTTGGCGGACTTAGTGAGCAAAGGTTTGTTTCGCGAAGACCTCTATTATCGTTTATGTGTGTTCCAACTTCACATACCACCGTTGCGTGAGCGAAAAGAAGATATCCCTTTGCTTGCCAAAACGCTGCTTGCCAACCAATCTGACGCGAAGGCAGTGGGGCAAGTAAACATTAGCGACGAAGCATTGGAAAGGCTTAAGCACTATCATTGGCCTGGGAATGTGCGTGAACTAAAAAACGCGCTCCAATTTGCCTTGTGCATGATGGATGAACCCGTTTTGCACACAAGCCACCTGCCGCCACATTTGGCAACGGACCTATGGCAAAGGTCCACGCCAATGTCGTTTACTCCTCCTACGTCATTGAAAGCAGGCATGGAGGAAGCTGAACGGCAGCTTATTACAAACGTACTTGCCAATTGTGCAAATCATTTAGAAGGCAAAAAGCAGGCAGCAAAACGATTAAATATTTCCTTGGCAACGCTATACAATAAAATGAAGAAACACCGTTTGTAATTGTTGGGAGACTGGAAAAAAACCGGACGGAAATTGTCCGGTTTTTTCTGTATAACTTGCGCAGAAGCCGTTGCCTTTTTTAATGAGCTTCCAACACAGAGCGCTCTGCTACCATCTTTATAAACGCTTGATGCAAGCGGGCGTCATCCGTCAATTCAGGATGGAACGAACATGCAAGGAAAGGGCCTTGCTTGACGGCAACGATTTCTCCGTTGTATTCGCTCAAAATGTCTACATCTGGGCCGACTTCTTTAACAAGCGGCGCGCGAATAAAAACAGCAGTCAGCTTTTCGGCTACCCCTTTCACATCAAGTGTTGCTTCAAAACTATCCCGTTGCCGCCCAAACGCATTGCGCTCGACGACCATGTCGATAAAACCTAAGTGCCCATCTTGCTCACCAGAAAGAGTCTTTGCCATCAATATCAATCCAGCACATGTGCCTAATATCGGCTTTCCTGATTCGCCAAATTCTTGCAACGGCTTAAAAAGTTGATACTTGTCAATCAACCTACGCATTGCCGTCGACTCACCACCTGGCAAAATAAGCCCATCCACTTCTGCTAGCTGGTCTGCACGCTTTATTTCGATTGCTTCTGCGCCACTGTTCGTTAATAAACGGATATGTTCACTGACCGCGCCTTGTAAGGCTAGTACTCCGATTTTCATAGGCTTACCACCCACGGTCCTGCATCCGTTCTGCTGGCGCCAATGTCGCCACGTCAATTCCTTTCATGGCGGAGCCAAGGTTTTTCGAAAGCTCGGCAATCCGTTCATAATCTGTGTAATGGGTTGTCGCTTCCACAATTGCCCGAGCAAATTTTTCAGGATTGTCTGATTTAAAGATGCCCGATCCGACAAAAACGCCGTCAGCGCCTAGATGCATCATAAGAGCGGCATCCGCCGGCGTGGCGATGCCCCCTGCGGCAAAATTGACGACAGGCAATTGGCCCGTTTCC is a genomic window of Shouchella clausii containing:
- the pdxT gene encoding pyridoxal 5'-phosphate synthase glutaminase subunit PdxT; this encodes MKIGVLALQGAVSEHIRLLTNSGAEAIEIKRADQLAEVDGLILPGGESTAMRRLIDKYQLFKPLQEFGESGKPILGTCAGLILMAKTLSGEQDGHLGFIDMVVERNAFGRQRDSFEATLDVKGVAEKLTAVFIRAPLVKEVGPDVDILSEYNGEIVAVKQGPFLACSFHPELTDDARLHQAFIKMVAERSVLEAH
- a CDS encoding acyclic terpene utilization AtuA family protein, whose product is MAESRESMKSIRIGTGAGYGGDRIDAAVDLVKRGDLNYLVLEGLAERTTALAHLEKALDREKGYGQFLEERMAALLPLCQDKGVTVITNLGAANPESAAKKTAEIASSLGLTKLKVATVIGADVLEQAKQADPPLWETGVPLSTFGDDVISADAYLGVDAILPALVQGADVILTGRVADPSLFLAPMVYEFGWELSDWHLLGAGTVLAHLLECGAQVSGGYFADGCNKRVPELHRLGMPFADVFADGTGIISKTPGSGGAVTLQTCKEQLLYEVMDPTAYMTPDVTADFSSVCFKEVADNRIAVNGGNGRERPAQLKATIGVNQGYIGEGMIAYGGYGAVKRAHLAAEIVLARLTSAGFNQQEVKHELLGVNGLFQNEPSARPYEVLLRVAARAKDRRQAERVGEEVEALWLNGPGGPGGVRSQAKRVVSAYSASIPRTMVKTKVFVTEVIA
- a CDS encoding sigma-54 interaction domain-containing protein; amino-acid sequence: MNRHAILDAIQDGILVIDKQGIVKKINDEYTRITGVCAQDIIGKPLLEVRPEAQLVSTLKDKNVRVGVYRKVNGREYLVDMAPIFDGDQVVGAVSICKGKQEVLDLTRTIEQQKQQIQWLQQKVEASFQAAHHFESIIGYNQGLKEVTAIARKAATAPFPVLITGESGTGKELFAQAIHRGGKSASQPFVPINCAAIPTDLLESELFGYETGAFTGAQKNGKLGLFELADNGTLFLDEIGELPLSLQSKLLRVLQEGTIRRLGALKEKRVCTRIIAATNQNLADLVSKGLFREDLYYRLCVFQLHIPPLRERKEDIPLLAKTLLANQSDAKAVGQVNISDEALERLKHYHWPGNVRELKNALQFALCMMDEPVLHTSHLPPHLATDLWQRSTPMSFTPPTSLKAGMEEAERQLITNVLANCANHLEGKKQAAKRLNISLATLYNKMKKHRL